In Mastigocladopsis repens PCC 10914, a single window of DNA contains:
- a CDS encoding GumC family protein: MPTKEQSLQHLRNPNALVKEPYLFWKRPESEEDSAGLNQVFSVLRRRLGIIASTTVILTTVAVAWTATRTPKYEGRFQILVEPLTTADSELLVLLSETLKQNVNEITKQNKTELDYQALMEVLRSPKLINPVVKDLKSQYPEINYDQLVGGDGSSKVSPEQVGTLHISRVGKGKDLSRVIEVRYRESNPQKVQSVLDQVSKAYQNYSKEQQQTNLRQGIKFVEQQIPKMQLRVNTLQGQMQVFQQKYSMFNPQLQGEQLLNRVDELKAQRIETERSLAEAKSLSLSLQKQVGMSDKTAIAASALSESPQYQQTLTRLREVETKIATESARLTEDNPAMQNLREQRRRLLPLLRQEAKLAIGSNASSNALNSPIAIYQNSIRRDLIKQLADTANQIQLLESSLQANKKATFELNQQIQQYPSLSRQYSNLQRELQVSSDTLNQLLAKQEALRVDAGQQDLPWDMIMPPTVPRDKMGHLLPVAPNSGRNVVLGGVAGLLLGTLAAFALENWQNVFHDPEEVKRATKLPILGVIPFHKQLRHPISTTDKELAYASQHEFVPTVKAKSQEYKTTAFTEAFCSLYNRIQSLKSETSIRSIVITSATSGDGKSTVAANLAKIAAQAGQRVLLVDANLRHPQVHHILGLVNAKGLSEVLCEGLDFSAVVGQLSAEENLFVVTAGETPQNPTKLFSSQTMEDFVERTHTNYDLVVYDAPHIMGLLDTNILASRVDAVLMVAGLGKTIRPSLQQALEELKTARVSILGTVADTIER, encoded by the coding sequence ATGCCAACTAAGGAACAAAGCTTGCAGCACCTGAGAAATCCCAATGCTCTCGTGAAAGAACCGTATTTGTTCTGGAAAAGACCAGAAAGCGAAGAAGACAGTGCGGGTTTAAATCAGGTTTTTTCTGTTTTGCGTCGTCGCTTAGGCATAATTGCTAGTACGACAGTCATTCTTACTACAGTGGCTGTGGCGTGGACAGCTACTCGAACTCCAAAGTATGAAGGCAGGTTTCAGATATTAGTTGAACCTTTAACAACTGCAGATAGTGAGTTACTGGTTTTACTATCCGAAACCCTGAAGCAAAACGTCAACGAAATCACTAAACAGAATAAAACAGAATTGGATTACCAGGCTTTGATGGAGGTTTTGAGAAGTCCAAAGCTCATAAATCCAGTCGTTAAAGACCTGAAAAGCCAATATCCAGAAATTAACTATGACCAACTTGTTGGCGGGGATGGATCTAGCAAAGTGTCTCCTGAGCAAGTAGGCACCCTACACATTAGCCGTGTTGGCAAAGGCAAAGACCTATCCAGAGTTATAGAGGTTCGCTATCGAGAATCCAACCCACAAAAAGTTCAGTCTGTCTTGGATCAGGTATCAAAAGCATATCAAAACTACAGTAAAGAACAGCAGCAGACGAACTTACGCCAGGGAATAAAATTTGTTGAGCAGCAGATTCCCAAAATGCAGCTTCGGGTGAACACACTTCAAGGACAAATGCAAGTGTTTCAACAGAAGTACAGTATGTTTAACCCTCAACTTCAAGGAGAACAACTGCTCAACAGAGTTGATGAACTCAAAGCACAGCGCATAGAAACTGAAAGAAGCCTGGCTGAGGCTAAGTCACTTTCCCTCTCATTGCAAAAGCAGGTGGGAATGTCAGACAAGACAGCGATCGCCGCATCCGCCTTGAGTGAATCACCTCAGTATCAGCAGACACTCACTCGTCTGCGAGAGGTGGAAACAAAAATTGCCACAGAGTCAGCCCGTCTGACTGAGGATAACCCAGCAATGCAGAATTTGCGCGAACAGCGACGCAGACTCCTACCTTTATTGCGACAAGAAGCAAAACTGGCAATAGGAAGCAACGCTTCCTCTAACGCGCTTAATTCTCCAATAGCAATTTATCAAAACTCCATTCGGCGTGATCTTATCAAACAACTGGCTGATACCGCTAACCAAATTCAGTTGTTAGAAAGCAGCCTCCAAGCTAATAAGAAAGCAACATTTGAGCTTAACCAACAAATTCAGCAATATCCATCACTTTCACGTCAGTACTCAAACTTGCAAAGGGAGTTGCAAGTTTCTAGCGATACCCTCAACCAGCTTTTAGCCAAGCAAGAAGCACTGCGGGTAGATGCTGGTCAACAAGATCTTCCTTGGGACATGATTATGCCTCCCACAGTCCCGCGTGACAAAATGGGTCATCTCCTACCAGTAGCACCCAATAGTGGGCGTAACGTTGTATTGGGAGGAGTTGCAGGTTTACTCTTAGGAACTTTAGCTGCCTTCGCTCTTGAGAATTGGCAAAATGTCTTCCATGACCCAGAAGAAGTCAAACGTGCAACTAAGCTGCCAATTCTTGGGGTTATTCCTTTTCACAAACAATTAAGACACCCGATTTCTACAACCGACAAAGAACTAGCTTATGCATCCCAACATGAATTTGTGCCAACTGTAAAAGCCAAGTCTCAGGAGTATAAAACCACAGCTTTTACCGAAGCCTTTTGCTCTTTGTATAACAGAATTCAATCTTTGAAGTCTGAAACTTCTATCCGCTCAATCGTAATCACATCAGCGACTAGTGGCGATGGTAAATCTACAGTGGCAGCGAACCTAGCAAAGATAGCTGCTCAAGCAGGTCAGAGAGTGCTCCTAGTGGATGCAAATTTACGCCATCCCCAAGTGCATCATATATTAGGTTTAGTCAACGCTAAAGGACTCAGTGAAGTCCTTTGCGAGGGTCTAGATTTCAGTGCTGTTGTTGGGCAACTGTCCGCAGAAGAAAATCTTTTTGTCGTCACCGCTGGTGAGACGCCACAAAATCCCACAAAGCTGTTCTCGTCTCAAACAATGGAGGATTTTGTAGAGCGAACTCATACAAACTACGATTTAGTTGTGTATGACGCACCACATATCATGGGACTTTTAGACACAAACATCTTAGCAAGCCGTGTAGATGCAGTTTTGATGGTTGCAGGACTTGGTAAAACCATCCGTCCTTCTTTGCAACAAGCATTGGAAGAATTGAAAACTGCACGGGTTTCAATATTAGGTACAGTAGCTGATACCATTGAACGTTAG
- a CDS encoding lipopolysaccharide biosynthesis protein — protein MSFINSVITIIKKKLSSQFIRNVGWLSISEIIYRVLRLGLVVIIARFLSSYDYGLGAIVMTVREFSLTFSNVGIGAKIIQAEEEELEVLCNSAYWLNWVVFFSLFILQSIAAFPIAWFYKSPDIILPIIISGVAYLIWPISIIRKILLQRENRLKIIAINDSIQNIIGTILTAVFAVSGMGVWAFVLPAVVAAPIETLVYYKTHSWRRNTKFATKETTKDWTDILNFGKNILGVSLLRTLRNNLDYLLVGRFIGIQELGIYFFGFNAGLGISLSFINAINSAILPHLCAVRSQWSEFKRSYLSSLKTITITIVPFVILQASLAHFYVPIVFGHKWIPAIPIVILICLSAIPRPFADAASQLLVAVNKPHLDLRWNVIFTAVFTIAILIGVHWQVYGVAASVMIVHLVFLPLFTLWATHHVFGKHKE, from the coding sequence GTGAGTTTCATTAATTCAGTGATAACCATCATCAAGAAAAAACTCTCCAGCCAATTCATTCGCAATGTTGGCTGGCTAAGTATCTCAGAGATCATTTACAGAGTCTTACGTTTGGGATTAGTAGTCATCATTGCGCGGTTTTTATCTTCCTATGACTACGGTCTAGGAGCAATTGTGATGACAGTTCGGGAGTTTTCTCTCACATTCTCCAATGTAGGTATAGGTGCAAAGATTATTCAGGCTGAAGAGGAAGAATTAGAGGTTTTATGCAACTCGGCATATTGGTTAAACTGGGTGGTTTTTTTTAGTCTGTTTATACTTCAATCTATTGCAGCTTTTCCTATAGCTTGGTTTTATAAAAGTCCGGATATTATTTTGCCTATTATTATCTCAGGAGTTGCTTATTTAATTTGGCCCATATCTATTATCCGAAAAATTCTTCTTCAAAGAGAAAACCGTTTGAAAATAATTGCTATTAATGACAGTATTCAAAATATTATTGGTACCATATTAACCGCAGTATTTGCTGTTTCAGGTATGGGTGTATGGGCATTCGTCTTACCTGCCGTTGTGGCAGCACCCATAGAAACTTTAGTGTACTATAAGACTCATTCTTGGCGTCGAAATACAAAATTTGCTACAAAGGAAACTACAAAGGATTGGACAGACATTCTGAATTTTGGGAAAAATATTCTAGGTGTTTCCTTACTCAGAACTCTCAGAAACAATTTAGATTATTTATTGGTTGGTCGATTCATAGGTATTCAAGAGTTAGGAATATATTTCTTTGGTTTTAACGCCGGATTAGGAATTAGCTTAAGCTTTATCAATGCAATCAATTCAGCGATATTGCCTCATTTGTGTGCAGTGCGATCGCAATGGTCTGAATTCAAAAGATCTTACTTGAGCAGTCTAAAAACAATTACAATTACTATTGTTCCTTTTGTTATCCTTCAAGCTAGTTTGGCTCATTTTTACGTACCAATTGTTTTTGGACACAAGTGGATACCTGCCATCCCCATTGTGATACTCATTTGTTTATCGGCAATTCCACGACCTTTTGCAGATGCAGCATCACAGTTACTAGTAGCTGTTAATAAGCCTCACCTAGACTTGCGTTGGAATGTCATATTTACTGCGGTATTTACTATTGCAATCCTTATAGGAGTTCACTGGCAAGTCTATGGGGTGGCTGCATCTGTCATGATAGTTCATCTGGTTTTCCTACCTCTGTTTACATTGTGGGCAACACATCATGTTTTCGGGAAACACAAGGAATAG
- a CDS encoding O-antigen ligase family protein: protein MHRLSRLAEKVFVVFTLFLSTTALIPVLLEKEDASSIAEDPYSPILFMGIYMVTFFLIIQRWKSFVRVSQKHIWIWLLVGIAMASVLWTVAPDITPRRSILLLGTTAFGVYIATRYSLREQLQLLGWTFGIIIVLSVAFAIALPSYGLMTFQEGGIHTGAWRGVMMHKNILGRIMNVSTIVFLLLATSNSIMHRKYHWVAWAGLILSVALIILSTSKTALVVSLTLIIIQPLYRALRSNYAQIVPLMIAVVLVIGSTATLLLDNLPFIASSLGKDLTLTGRTDIWAVMLELIWERPLFGYGFNAFWQNWDNEVTAYLWRVLDWECPYGHNGFMDLLAELGISGLAVFFISYVTACIRGVMWLRMTRTVEGLLPLMYLTFLFIYNVTESTLLATNSIFWILYVSTIFSMAFEYEQAKLYNYVSPLINEKEYLESEASSKQNL, encoded by the coding sequence ATGCATAGACTATCAAGGCTAGCTGAAAAGGTATTTGTTGTATTTACTCTTTTTCTTTCTACAACTGCCTTGATACCTGTTTTGTTGGAAAAGGAAGATGCTTCTAGCATCGCAGAAGATCCATATAGTCCCATCTTATTCATGGGAATTTACATGGTGACTTTCTTCCTGATTATTCAAAGGTGGAAGAGTTTTGTGCGCGTTTCACAGAAGCACATTTGGATCTGGCTACTGGTAGGAATTGCCATGGCATCAGTACTCTGGACAGTCGCACCCGACATCACACCAAGGCGTAGCATCCTTCTTTTGGGAACAACAGCATTTGGAGTATACATAGCTACGCGCTACAGCTTGAGGGAGCAACTACAGTTATTAGGTTGGACGTTTGGCATAATCATTGTACTTAGCGTTGCATTTGCCATAGCACTGCCATCTTATGGTTTGATGACCTTTCAGGAAGGAGGTATTCACACGGGAGCTTGGCGAGGCGTGATGATGCACAAAAACATCTTGGGTCGCATCATGAATGTAAGTACTATAGTCTTTCTTTTACTAGCTACCAGCAACTCCATTATGCACCGTAAATACCATTGGGTTGCGTGGGCTGGTTTGATTCTCTCAGTAGCTTTAATCATACTTTCGACTTCCAAAACAGCCCTTGTTGTTTCTCTTACCCTGATTATTATTCAGCCACTGTACAGGGCTTTGCGGAGCAATTACGCCCAAATAGTGCCTTTGATGATTGCTGTGGTACTTGTGATAGGAAGTACGGCTACGTTGCTGTTAGATAATTTGCCATTTATAGCAAGTTCATTGGGTAAGGATTTGACTCTTACAGGACGCACAGATATATGGGCAGTTATGCTCGAACTCATCTGGGAACGCCCCTTGTTTGGCTACGGATTTAATGCCTTTTGGCAGAACTGGGATAATGAGGTGACAGCCTACCTTTGGCGCGTTTTGGATTGGGAATGTCCTTATGGTCACAATGGCTTTATGGACTTATTGGCGGAATTAGGGATATCAGGATTAGCAGTATTTTTCATAAGTTATGTGACTGCTTGTATAAGAGGAGTCATGTGGTTAAGAATGACCAGAACGGTAGAGGGTTTATTGCCTTTAATGTATCTGACGTTTTTATTTATATACAACGTAACTGAAAGTACTCTTTTAGCAACTAACAGTATCTTTTGGATATTATACGTGTCTACAATTTTTTCAATGGCGTTTGAGTACGAACAAGCAAAACTTTATAACTATGTCAGTCCTTTGATCAACGAAAAAGAGTACCTTGAATCAGAAGCATCGTCAAAGCAAAATTTATAG
- a CDS encoding serine hydrolase, whose product MNFFFNKDEQLENLGNGILEATWAAFPTLARNQIALTWIVYDPPVLVNTGGALTPDAFWSHPVRGFTYRGVERIYPASVVKLFYLVAVNEWLDKGMISISKELERAVRDMIIDSSSDATSLVVDILSGTTSGPELPLGPFETWKQQRNIVNRYYQSLGWSEMETINVCQKTWCDEPYGRERAFVGELLENRNMLTTNATARLLHSIVGGVAVSSARSQAMMGLMKRSLNLNDLPKDVEEDQVTGFLGGGLPQEAQIWSKAGWTSQVRHDAAYIELPNKRPYLLVVFTEGKANANKRDILPLLSKLIVEAVGSLG is encoded by the coding sequence ATGAATTTCTTCTTCAACAAAGACGAACAACTTGAGAATCTTGGTAATGGAATTTTAGAAGCAACTTGGGCAGCATTTCCAACTTTAGCCCGTAACCAAATTGCTCTAACTTGGATTGTCTACGATCCACCTGTACTAGTAAACACTGGTGGTGCTTTAACTCCAGATGCTTTTTGGAGTCACCCAGTTCGTGGTTTCACTTATCGCGGTGTTGAACGAATTTACCCTGCAAGTGTGGTGAAGCTGTTTTACTTAGTAGCCGTCAACGAATGGCTGGACAAAGGCATGATTTCCATTTCTAAAGAGTTGGAAAGAGCCGTGCGTGATATGATTATTGATTCCAGCAGTGATGCTACCAGTTTAGTTGTAGACATCCTGAGTGGAACAACTTCTGGACCAGAATTACCTCTAGGACCATTTGAGACGTGGAAGCAGCAACGCAATATCGTTAACCGCTATTACCAGTCCCTTGGGTGGTCGGAAATGGAAACGATAAACGTCTGCCAAAAAACCTGGTGTGATGAACCCTACGGACGCGAACGCGCATTTGTAGGAGAGTTATTAGAGAACCGTAATATGCTGACGACAAATGCCACCGCTAGGTTACTACATAGTATTGTTGGTGGTGTGGCGGTGTCTAGTGCGCGATCGCAAGCCATGATGGGTTTGATGAAGCGCAGTCTTAACCTCAATGATTTGCCAAAAGACGTTGAAGAAGACCAAGTGACAGGCTTTTTGGGTGGTGGTCTTCCCCAAGAGGCACAAATTTGGTCAAAGGCTGGTTGGACAAGTCAAGTTCGCCACGACGCCGCATACATAGAGTTACCAAATAAACGTCCCTATCTTCTGGTTGTCTTCACTGAGGGCAAAGCGAACGCCAACAAGCGCGACATTTTGCCGTTGTTGTCAAAGCTGATTGTTGAAGCAGTGGGTAGTTTAGGATAG